From Corvus cornix cornix isolate S_Up_H32 chromosome 1A, ASM73873v5, whole genome shotgun sequence, a single genomic window includes:
- the LOC109145238 gene encoding uncharacterized protein LOC109145238 yields the protein MKHTLMSAPVLGLPDLTEPFELFTYERLNVALGLLAQRLGNQRKAVAYFSKQLDNVSQGWPGCLKAMAATVILIQGARKLTLGQHIVVYVPHTIADVLEQKGGHWLSSNRMLEYQSLLLEQDVTLKTTSVVNPAMFLSSTLTDDVPEHDCLQTIEEVYSSRPDLKDVLLENPDWELFTDESSFIRKGKQMAGYAVTTQDKMIEAKALPEDVSLQKAELIALARALDPSKGKKVNTWTDSKYAFSVVHIHGAIWKQRGLLNTQGNEIKHAEQILALLESIRKPTEVAIISRVTKKGKPLQNWEITLLMKQQEESQKKVFSQ from the coding sequence ATGAAACACACTCTAATGTCAGCTCCAGTATTGGGATTGCCAGACTTAACTGAACCTTTTGAACTCTTTACATATGAGAGACTAAATGTTGCTTTGGGGCTACTAGCGCAGCGCCTTGGAAACCAACGGAAGGCTGTGGCCTACTTTTCCAAACAGCTAGACAATGTTAGCCAAGGGTGGCCTGGGTGTTTGAAGGCCATGGCGGCTACTGTCATCTTGATTCAAGGGGCCCGAAAACTCACCCTTGGGCAACACATTGTAGTGTATGTACCCCATACCATAGCAGATGTACTTGAACAAAAAGGAGGACATTGGCTATCCAGCAACCGGATGCTTGAATATCAATCACTGTTGTTGGAACAAGATGTTACCCTGAAAACAACTTCTGTTGTTAACCCTGCCATGTTTCTGTCTTCCACCTTAACTGACGATGTGCCTGAGCATGACTGTTTGCAGACAATCGAGGAGGTCTATTCCAGCAGACCAGACCTGAAGGACGTGCTCTTAGAAAATCCAGATTGGGAGCTATTTACGGATGAGAGCAGCTTCATTAGAAAAGGTAAGCAAATGGCAGGTTATGCAGTAACAACCCAGGACAAGATGATCGAGGCCAAGGCCCTGCCAGAAGATGTGTCATTGCAGAAAGCTGAACTGATTGCACTGGCCAGGGCCCTAGACCcaagcaaaggaaagaaggtAAATACATGGACTGACTCTAAATATGCATTTAGTGTTGTCCACATTCATGGAGCCATCTGGAAGCAGAGAGGACTGTTGAACACTCAAGGTAATGAAATCAAACATGCTGAACAGATCCTTGCCCTCTTGGAGAGCATCAGAAAACCAACAGAAGTAGCTATCATCAGTAGGGTCACCAAAAAGGGAAAACCACTCCAGAATTGGGAAATCACTTTGCTAATGAAGCAGCAAGAGGAATCGCAGAAAAAGGTATTCTCACAGTGA